From the Chitinolyticbacter meiyuanensis genome, one window contains:
- a CDS encoding DUF502 domain-containing protein, translating into MAVPAIEPRETAMDRFKRYLLTGLLIWVPLAITIWVIQLVVGTMDQIGAILPDSWRPDYWLLRMLEPSMPWLSQRRAIPGFGVVLTVFVVLLTGVVAANVLGRRLLIMGERLLNRIPIVRSIYSSVKQVSDTLFSDSGEAFRKALLVQFPHQGSWTIAFLTGVPGGEVATQLEGEYVSVYVPTTPNPTSGYFIMVRAEDVRELDMSVDEALKYVISMGVVTPAARPAALLEAPEPNLPG; encoded by the coding sequence GTGGCTGTGCCTGCCATTGAACCTCGTGAAACCGCAATGGACCGGTTCAAGCGCTACCTGCTGACCGGCCTGCTGATCTGGGTGCCGCTCGCCATCACCATCTGGGTGATCCAGCTGGTGGTCGGCACCATGGACCAGATCGGCGCGATCCTGCCCGATAGCTGGCGGCCGGATTACTGGTTGCTGCGCATGCTCGAGCCGTCGATGCCCTGGCTGTCGCAGCGCCGTGCCATCCCCGGATTCGGCGTGGTGCTGACCGTGTTCGTGGTGCTGCTCACCGGCGTGGTGGCGGCGAACGTGTTGGGCCGGCGCCTGCTGATCATGGGCGAGCGCCTGCTCAACCGCATTCCCATCGTCCGCTCGATCTATTCCAGCGTGAAGCAGGTGTCGGATACGCTGTTCTCCGATTCCGGCGAGGCCTTTCGCAAGGCGCTGCTGGTGCAGTTCCCGCACCAGGGCAGCTGGACCATCGCCTTCCTCACCGGCGTGCCCGGCGGCGAAGTCGCGACCCAGCTTGAGGGCGAGTACGTTAGCGTCTACGTGCCGACCACGCCCAACCCCACCTCGGGTTACTTCATCATGGTGCGTGCCGAGGATGTCCGCGAGCTCGACATGAGTGTCGACGAGGCGCTGAAGTACGTGATTTCGATGGGCGTGGTCACGCCCGCGGCCCGTCCGGCCGCCTTGCTCGAAGCACCCGAACCCAATCTGCCGGGTTGA
- the glnE gene encoding bifunctional [glutamate--ammonia ligase]-adenylyl-L-tyrosine phosphorylase/[glutamate--ammonia-ligase] adenylyltransferase: MSDVVTLPTLAPALAHSRYLERLFQRAPALADATAAQLDTPFLADEMHAWLAPPAEDEAGFMRQLRQLRQAVMARLIARELSGRSDLAEAVASVSDLAEVTVQAALAWCEARETRYGRPIGADSGEVQQLIVVGMGKLGGRELNVSSDIDLIFVYDEDGETDGARRISNQEYFAQIGKRLIKLLADVTEDGFVFRVDMRLRPFGDAGALVSSFAALENYLLTQGREWERYAWIKGRALTGDAAGLAELITPFVYRKYLDYGAYASMRDLHSQIRREVARRDMADNIKLGPGGIREIEFIAQVFQLIRGGRVKSLQERSTRTTLDELARLGLLPQDAVAELQAAYQYLRDLEHRLMYIDDAQTQNLPGNAIDQARIAASMGQADWTAFSNELDAHRTVVTRHFEQVFVLPEGQDRNHPHAALWQQADQCDGTTQGLAELGYTDAADLQRRLAAFRNGSRYQQMSARSKQRVDAILPPLIEVAAGYPNPDATFTRILDLLEAIGRRESYLALLAEHPQSLQRLASLYSASPWVSQYLTRHPILLDELLDPRLLYLSPDWAALGRQLREELATLGDDVEAKMDALRHFQHTQVFRLVAQDIAGHVTLETLSDHLSDLADLILSCTVEHAWLELARKHRDGAHFAVIGYGKLGGKELGYASDLDLVFVYDDDHPDAAETYARLAKKIVNWLNAPTSAGMLYDIDLRLRPNGTSGLLVSTLDAFESYQCESAWVWEHQALTRARFVAGDARIGQSFEAVRCAILRRERDLDALRIEVIQMRNRMLETHPARVADVKYCRGGIVDVEFIVQYLVLGHAHRHADLTANRGNIALLATAAGHGLIDAQLAERARHAYRELRRLQHRSRLSGSALQPEALIPLADGLAAVRELWLQLFAETLED, encoded by the coding sequence ATGAGCGACGTTGTGACTCTTCCCACGCTGGCGCCTGCCCTCGCCCACAGCCGGTATCTGGAGCGCCTGTTCCAGCGTGCGCCTGCACTGGCCGATGCGACCGCCGCCCAGCTCGATACACCATTCCTCGCCGACGAGATGCATGCCTGGCTGGCCCCGCCGGCCGAGGACGAAGCGGGCTTCATGCGCCAGCTGCGCCAGCTGCGGCAGGCTGTGATGGCGCGGCTGATCGCCCGCGAGCTCTCCGGCCGCTCCGACCTGGCCGAAGCGGTCGCCAGCGTCAGCGATCTCGCCGAGGTTACCGTACAGGCGGCACTGGCGTGGTGCGAGGCGCGCGAGACACGCTACGGCCGTCCGATCGGCGCCGACAGCGGCGAGGTACAACAACTGATCGTGGTCGGCATGGGCAAGCTTGGTGGGCGCGAGCTCAATGTGTCGTCCGACATCGATTTGATCTTCGTCTACGACGAGGACGGCGAGACCGACGGCGCGCGCCGCATCAGCAATCAGGAATACTTCGCGCAGATCGGCAAGCGCCTGATCAAGCTCCTGGCCGATGTGACCGAGGACGGTTTCGTGTTTCGCGTCGATATGCGACTGCGGCCGTTCGGCGATGCCGGCGCGCTGGTCTCGAGCTTTGCTGCACTGGAAAACTATCTGCTGACGCAAGGGCGCGAGTGGGAACGCTATGCCTGGATCAAGGGCCGCGCGCTGACCGGCGATGCTGCAGGCTTGGCCGAGCTGATCACGCCCTTCGTCTATCGCAAATACCTCGACTACGGCGCCTACGCGTCGATGCGCGATCTGCACAGCCAGATCCGCCGCGAGGTCGCCCGTCGCGACATGGCCGACAACATCAAGCTCGGCCCGGGGGGCATCCGCGAGATCGAATTCATTGCCCAGGTGTTTCAGCTGATTCGTGGCGGCCGGGTGAAGTCGTTGCAGGAACGCAGCACCCGGACCACGCTCGACGAGCTGGCACGGCTCGGCCTGCTGCCACAGGATGCCGTCGCCGAGCTGCAGGCGGCCTACCAGTACCTGCGCGATCTGGAACACCGGCTGATGTACATCGACGATGCCCAGACACAGAACCTGCCAGGCAATGCCATCGACCAGGCCCGCATCGCCGCCAGCATGGGGCAGGCGGACTGGACCGCCTTCAGCAATGAGCTCGACGCGCACCGCACCGTGGTCACCCGGCATTTCGAACAGGTGTTCGTGCTACCTGAAGGGCAGGACCGCAATCACCCGCATGCCGCGCTGTGGCAGCAGGCCGACCAGTGTGATGGCACGACGCAGGGTCTGGCCGAACTCGGCTATACCGATGCCGCCGACCTGCAGCGCCGGCTCGCCGCCTTCCGCAACGGCAGCCGCTATCAGCAGATGAGCGCCCGCAGCAAGCAGCGGGTCGATGCCATCCTGCCGCCGCTGATCGAGGTCGCCGCCGGCTATCCGAATCCGGATGCCACCTTCACCCGCATTCTCGACCTGCTGGAAGCCATCGGCCGGCGCGAATCCTATCTCGCGCTGCTCGCCGAGCATCCACAGTCGCTGCAGCGGCTGGCCAGCCTCTACAGCGCCAGCCCGTGGGTATCGCAATACCTGACCCGCCACCCCATCCTGCTCGATGAGTTGCTCGATCCACGTCTACTCTATCTCTCGCCGGACTGGGCAGCACTCGGTCGCCAGCTGCGCGAGGAGCTGGCCACGCTGGGCGACGATGTCGAAGCCAAGATGGACGCACTGCGTCACTTCCAACATACGCAGGTGTTCCGCCTGGTGGCGCAGGACATCGCCGGGCACGTGACCCTGGAAACGCTATCCGATCACCTGTCGGACCTGGCGGACCTGATCCTGTCCTGCACTGTCGAGCACGCTTGGCTGGAACTTGCGCGCAAGCATCGGGACGGCGCGCATTTCGCGGTGATCGGCTACGGCAAGCTTGGTGGCAAGGAGCTGGGCTATGCCTCCGACCTCGACCTGGTGTTCGTCTACGACGACGATCACCCCGATGCGGCCGAGACCTACGCGCGGCTCGCCAAGAAGATCGTCAACTGGCTGAACGCGCCGACCTCGGCCGGCATGCTGTACGACATCGACCTGCGCCTGCGCCCCAACGGTACGTCCGGACTGCTGGTGTCGACACTCGATGCTTTCGAGTCCTACCAGTGCGAATCAGCCTGGGTGTGGGAACACCAGGCGCTGACGCGGGCCCGTTTCGTTGCCGGCGACGCCCGCATCGGCCAGAGCTTCGAGGCGGTGCGCTGTGCCATCCTGCGGCGCGAGCGCGACCTGGATGCGCTGCGCATCGAAGTGATCCAGATGCGCAACCGCATGCTGGAAACCCATCCCGCACGCGTTGCCGACGTGAAGTACTGCCGCGGTGGCATCGTCGACGTCGAGTTCATCGTGCAGTACCTCGTGCTCGGCCATGCCCATCGCCACGCCGACCTCACCGCCAATCGGGGCAATATTGCGCTGTTGGCCACCGCCGCCGGTCACGGCCTGATCGATGCGCAGCTCGCCGAGCGGGCTCGGCACGCCTATCGTGAACTGCGCCGCCTGCAGCACCGCAGCCGGCTCTCCGGTAGCGCGCTGCAGCCCGAAGCGCTGATCCCGCTTGCCGACGGGCTCGCCGCAGTCCGCGAACTGTGGCTGCAGCTGTTCGCTGAAACGCTGGAGGATTGA
- the aspS gene encoding aspartate--tRNA ligase, with the protein MRTDYCGLIDTRYLGQTVTVQGWAHRRRDHGGVIFIDLRDREGLLQVVIDPDTPDAFKTADASRSEYVLQITGLVRARPAGTANKNLVSGEIELLAKDIVVLNTAVTPPFQIDDENLSEMTRLQNRVIDLRRPAMQKNLRLRYKVALLVRNFLDSKGFIDIETPMLTRSTPEGARDYLVPSRVHDGQFFALPQSPQLFKQLLMVAGFDRYYQITKCFRDEDLRADRQPEFTQIDIETSFLNEDEIMSITEEMARHVFQEAIGVDLGEFPRMQYDDAMFYYGSDKPDLRVDLKFTELTDVMKTEEFKVFRGAADMDGGRVVGLRIPGGADFSRSVIDEYTKFVAIYGAKGLAYIKVNDVANISNDPDNSGLQAPIVKFLSNEALKAIIERTGAQNGDLIFFGADKRKIVDEAIGALRIKIGHERGEAGGYFKREWKPLWVVDFPMFEYDEDGKRWNACHHPFTSPKAEHLELLQTNPGACKARAYDMVLNGWEMGGGSVRIHSAEVQSTVFEALGIGEEEAQNKFGFLLDNLKYGAPPHGGLAFGLDRLVTLMTGAESIRDVIAFPKTQRAQCLLTNAPNAVDEKQLRELHIRLRNPQPTA; encoded by the coding sequence ATGCGTACCGACTACTGTGGTTTGATCGACACCCGTTACCTGGGCCAGACCGTGACCGTGCAGGGCTGGGCCCATCGTCGCCGTGATCATGGCGGCGTGATCTTCATCGACCTGCGCGACCGTGAAGGCCTGCTGCAGGTGGTGATCGATCCGGATACCCCCGACGCTTTCAAGACCGCCGACGCCTCGCGTTCGGAATACGTGCTGCAGATCACCGGCCTGGTCCGTGCCCGCCCCGCTGGCACCGCCAACAAGAACCTGGTCTCGGGCGAAATCGAGCTGCTGGCCAAGGACATCGTGGTGCTCAACACCGCGGTTACGCCGCCGTTCCAGATCGACGATGAGAACCTGTCGGAAATGACCCGGCTGCAGAACCGGGTGATCGACCTGCGCCGCCCGGCCATGCAGAAGAACCTGCGCCTGCGCTACAAGGTGGCGCTGCTGGTGCGCAACTTCCTCGACAGCAAGGGCTTCATCGATATCGAAACCCCGATGCTGACTCGCTCGACGCCCGAAGGCGCGCGCGACTACCTGGTGCCAAGCCGCGTGCACGACGGCCAGTTCTTCGCATTGCCGCAGTCGCCGCAGCTGTTCAAGCAGCTGTTGATGGTGGCCGGCTTCGATCGCTACTACCAGATTACCAAGTGCTTCCGCGACGAAGATCTGCGTGCTGATCGCCAGCCCGAATTCACCCAGATCGATATCGAGACCTCGTTCCTGAACGAGGACGAGATCATGAGCATCACCGAGGAAATGGCGCGCCACGTGTTCCAGGAGGCCATCGGCGTCGACCTCGGCGAATTCCCGCGCATGCAGTACGACGACGCGATGTTCTACTACGGCTCGGACAAGCCCGATCTGCGGGTGGACCTCAAGTTCACCGAACTGACCGACGTGATGAAGACCGAGGAATTCAAGGTGTTCCGCGGCGCTGCCGACATGGACGGCGGCCGCGTGGTTGGCCTGCGCATTCCGGGCGGCGCGGACTTCAGCCGCTCGGTGATCGACGAGTACACCAAGTTCGTTGCCATCTATGGTGCCAAGGGCCTCGCCTACATCAAGGTCAACGACGTTGCCAACATCAGCAACGATCCGGACAACTCCGGCCTGCAGGCGCCGATCGTCAAGTTCCTGTCGAACGAGGCGCTCAAGGCCATCATCGAGCGCACCGGCGCGCAGAACGGCGACCTGATCTTCTTCGGTGCCGACAAGCGCAAGATCGTCGACGAGGCCATTGGCGCGCTGCGCATCAAGATTGGCCACGAGCGCGGTGAGGCGGGCGGCTACTTCAAGCGCGAATGGAAGCCGCTGTGGGTGGTCGATTTCCCGATGTTCGAGTACGACGAGGATGGCAAGCGCTGGAATGCTTGCCATCACCCGTTCACTTCGCCGAAGGCAGAGCATCTGGAACTGTTGCAGACCAATCCGGGTGCCTGCAAGGCGCGCGCCTACGACATGGTGCTGAACGGCTGGGAAATGGGCGGCGGCTCGGTGCGTATCCACTCGGCCGAGGTGCAGTCGACCGTGTTCGAAGCGCTCGGCATCGGCGAGGAAGAAGCGCAGAACAAGTTCGGCTTCCTGCTCGACAACCTGAAGTACGGTGCGCCGCCGCACGGCGGCCTGGCGTTCGGCCTCGACCGTCTGGTCACGCTGATGACTGGCGCCGAGTCGATTCGCGACGTGATCGCCTTCCCCAAGACCCAGCGTGCGCAGTGTCTGCTGACCAACGCGCCAAACGCGGTGGACGAGAAGCAACTGCGCGAGTTGCACATCCGCCTGCGCAATCCGCAGCCGACCGCTTAA
- a CDS encoding Mpo1-like protein: MFAGRSWDDWIAEYAQSHRHPVNRLCHSFGIPMIAASIPLFLLALWFDGFWIWPTLLFVIGWILQFIGHVFEGKPPEFFKDWHFLFVGLRWWWAKMRGRA, encoded by the coding sequence ATGTTTGCAGGACGCTCGTGGGACGACTGGATCGCTGAATACGCGCAGAGCCACCGCCATCCGGTGAACCGGCTCTGCCATAGTTTCGGCATTCCGATGATTGCCGCCTCGATCCCGTTGTTCTTGCTGGCGCTCTGGTTCGACGGTTTCTGGATCTGGCCCACCCTGTTGTTCGTGATCGGCTGGATCCTGCAATTCATCGGGCATGTCTTCGAGGGCAAGCCACCCGAATTCTTCAAGGACTGGCATTTCCTGTTCGTCGGCCTGCGCTGGTGGTGGGCCAAGATGCGCGGTCGCGCCTAG
- a CDS encoding YhdP family protein — MSHVSLIPSRDAVRGLLRKAQGLLHWHWRAFYRLLLFAAVALALLAATWQFYFIPRLETFRPTIERKLSEASGSRITLARLAGGWRGIRPHLAIHGVVVHAANGTPALTLPGVEVDLSWWALVIGDVQFRRLTLSTPRLAVARDASGVWHVAGFSLTPGGGGDHRFLDWVLSQREVEIRGGELLWIDALHGNEPLALRQVELRLSRLFGRHRLQLGVTPPATLGGRLALSANWRGDGLARWAEWQGDAQLTLKQLDLGALVARWPGQPLPVSRVSGRLDGRLSVHVAAGRIDAADSDVLLQGLRWTQGDHRLTLPRFDGRLSWQGSADGRQLSLSADRIVAERGLACEQCTLHYSARGHEQQLQLAGWHIAPMLGYRPWLPAAWQQRLAPLSASGRVAQASLRWQDDLKRYKGEIRLAGASLGWGDVVTRLAGVDVETRFDERGGSAGLQSRQLLADLPRLFVGPLSLDRFELDGNWRRESGGWTVQMKRLALANDDVSLGASARYRYDGHGPGLLDLTGTIARLDAARVHAYLPRVIGEQTLAWLTGALKSGQAYDGRIRVLGPLAQFPFPNDAGGQFRITAKTRDVALDYAPGWPMLSGIAGELDFHGQRMDIRADRAMIGAVPLHDTRVAIPDLGAHEPHLLADGNSTAGTRDFLGFLRTSPLHAVTQAYVDGLKAQGQGELALKLDIPLHDAVAARVAGQYRFRDNALEFGGAVPPLTAASGEIVFTEQGLAIQDGQAQALGGTSRFSGAVQGGDFTLQLAGQAKVRDTWQRYGLPLAERVSGAIDYRGKLVAGNQGYRFEIDTPLTGARFDLPSPLAKPPGEARPLRLVVNGGGSGGREELELGYGKLLQLVVAKAGNDWRGTVGLGSIVPKLPDRTGIALVGGWPVLDLDPWLALASAGAGAGSGEGGVSLAGAQLVFDKVKAGGRLLSNVRFALQRQDAGWQGNLASDQADGRFTWRSANAGVPPLLDLKLSRLSLPLAREEGERAADARAGSSAAPVTGEPQWPSLRLAVEDFRYENRPLGQLSIAAMPQAGNWRLNDVTLTSDDGELSLNGLWRRADARSRVSGRFEIKSPDFGRLLGRLGYPDTVRRAPGSFSGEVAWEGAPFPPDLATMQGSLKLDIAAGQFAKIDPGAARLLSVLSLQSLARRVKLDFRDVFSDGFEFDQIKGEATIEKGIARTQDLTIAGPGAQVLFKGEANIVAGTQNLRVRIVPVVGDTVAIAAGVVNPLAGVAAFLLQRALKDPIGNLIAYEYEITGSMRDPQVKRVRSIDNLVPDFGKPR, encoded by the coding sequence ATGTCGCATGTTTCCCTGATTCCATCGCGCGACGCCGTGCGGGGCCTGCTGCGCAAGGCGCAAGGACTGCTGCACTGGCACTGGCGCGCCTTCTACCGACTGCTGCTCTTCGCCGCAGTGGCACTGGCGCTGCTGGCGGCTACCTGGCAGTTCTACTTCATCCCCAGGCTGGAGACCTTCCGGCCGACGATCGAGCGCAAGCTGAGCGAGGCGAGCGGCAGCCGCATTACCCTGGCCCGCCTTGCCGGCGGCTGGCGCGGCATCCGGCCGCATCTGGCCATCCACGGCGTAGTGGTACACGCCGCCAATGGCACGCCAGCGTTGACGCTGCCGGGGGTCGAGGTAGATTTGTCGTGGTGGGCACTGGTGATCGGAGATGTGCAGTTTCGCCGGCTGACATTGAGCACGCCGCGGCTGGCAGTTGCCCGCGACGCCTCGGGCGTCTGGCATGTCGCCGGTTTCAGCCTGACGCCGGGTGGCGGCGGCGACCATCGTTTCCTCGACTGGGTGCTCAGTCAGCGCGAGGTGGAAATACGCGGTGGCGAATTGCTGTGGATCGATGCGCTGCATGGCAATGAGCCGCTGGCGCTGCGCCAAGTCGAATTACGGCTGAGCCGCCTGTTTGGCCGCCACCGCCTGCAACTGGGGGTGACACCGCCCGCCACGCTGGGAGGGCGACTGGCGCTCTCCGCCAACTGGCGTGGCGACGGCTTGGCCCGCTGGGCCGAATGGCAGGGCGATGCGCAGCTGACGCTGAAGCAGCTGGACCTTGGAGCATTGGTCGCGCGCTGGCCGGGTCAGCCGTTGCCGGTATCGCGCGTATCGGGCCGGCTCGATGGGCGGCTGTCGGTGCATGTGGCGGCAGGGCGGATCGACGCCGCTGATAGCGATGTATTGCTGCAAGGACTGCGCTGGACGCAGGGTGACCATCGTCTGACATTGCCGCGTTTTGATGGCCGACTTTCCTGGCAGGGTAGCGCCGATGGCCGCCAACTCAGCCTCTCAGCAGATCGCATCGTGGCTGAGCGTGGCCTGGCCTGCGAGCAATGCACGCTCCACTACAGCGCGCGAGGGCATGAGCAGCAGCTGCAGCTGGCCGGCTGGCATATCGCGCCCATGCTCGGTTACCGGCCGTGGTTGCCCGCTGCATGGCAGCAGCGGCTGGCGCCGTTGTCGGCCAGCGGCCGCGTGGCGCAGGCTTCGTTGCGATGGCAGGATGATCTTAAGCGCTACAAGGGCGAGATCAGGCTGGCCGGCGCCAGCCTTGGCTGGGGCGACGTTGTGACCCGCCTGGCGGGCGTCGATGTCGAAACCCGCTTCGACGAGCGTGGTGGCTCGGCCGGTCTGCAGAGTCGCCAGTTGCTGGCCGATCTGCCGCGCCTGTTCGTCGGTCCGTTGTCGCTGGACCGGTTCGAGCTCGACGGCAACTGGCGCCGCGAAAGCGGCGGCTGGACCGTGCAGATGAAGCGGCTGGCGCTCGCCAACGACGATGTCTCGCTGGGTGCCAGTGCTCGCTATCGCTACGACGGCCACGGGCCCGGTTTGCTCGACCTGACCGGCACCATCGCACGGCTCGACGCGGCACGGGTCCATGCCTACCTGCCGCGGGTGATCGGCGAGCAGACGCTGGCCTGGCTCACCGGCGCGCTGAAGTCGGGCCAGGCCTACGATGGCAGGATCCGCGTGCTGGGCCCGCTGGCGCAGTTCCCTTTCCCCAACGACGCTGGCGGTCAGTTCCGCATCACGGCCAAGACGCGCGATGTGGCGCTCGACTACGCACCGGGCTGGCCGATGCTGAGCGGTATCGCTGGCGAGCTCGATTTCCACGGCCAGCGCATGGACATCCGCGCTGACCGCGCCATGATCGGTGCGGTGCCGTTGCACGATACCCGCGTTGCGATTCCCGATCTGGGCGCACACGAGCCGCACCTGCTGGCCGATGGCAATAGTACGGCGGGGACGCGCGACTTCCTCGGCTTCCTGCGCACGTCGCCGCTGCATGCAGTCACCCAGGCCTATGTCGATGGGCTCAAAGCCCAGGGGCAGGGGGAGTTGGCGCTCAAGCTCGATATTCCCCTGCACGACGCCGTAGCGGCCCGGGTGGCCGGGCAATACCGCTTTCGCGACAACGCGCTGGAATTCGGCGGTGCGGTACCGCCGCTGACCGCCGCCAGCGGCGAGATCGTGTTCACCGAACAAGGTCTCGCCATCCAGGATGGGCAGGCGCAGGCGCTGGGCGGCACCAGTCGTTTCTCCGGGGCAGTGCAGGGCGGTGACTTCACCTTGCAGCTCGCTGGCCAGGCCAAGGTACGCGATACCTGGCAGCGCTATGGTCTGCCGCTGGCCGAGCGGGTCAGTGGTGCCATCGACTATCGCGGCAAGCTGGTCGCCGGCAATCAGGGTTATCGCTTCGAGATCGATACGCCGCTGACGGGCGCCCGTTTCGATCTACCGTCGCCACTGGCGAAGCCGCCCGGCGAGGCACGGCCACTGCGCCTCGTTGTCAACGGCGGTGGCAGTGGCGGCCGCGAGGAGCTTGAGCTCGGCTACGGCAAGCTGCTGCAACTGGTGGTGGCCAAGGCGGGCAACGACTGGCGCGGCACGGTGGGGTTGGGATCGATCGTGCCCAAACTACCGGACCGGACGGGCATCGCGCTGGTCGGTGGCTGGCCCGTACTCGATCTCGACCCGTGGTTGGCGCTGGCTAGTGCCGGTGCCGGTGCCGGTTCTGGCGAAGGCGGCGTGTCGCTGGCGGGCGCGCAGCTGGTCTTTGACAAGGTGAAGGCAGGCGGGCGGTTGTTGAGCAATGTGCGCTTCGCATTGCAGCGCCAGGATGCGGGCTGGCAGGGCAATCTGGCGTCGGACCAGGCGGACGGTCGCTTCACCTGGCGCTCGGCCAATGCCGGCGTGCCGCCGCTCCTGGATCTGAAGCTGAGCCGGCTGTCGTTGCCGCTGGCGCGGGAGGAGGGCGAGCGTGCTGCCGACGCGCGTGCCGGATCCAGCGCGGCGCCAGTCACGGGCGAGCCACAATGGCCTTCACTGCGACTGGCGGTGGAGGATTTCCGATACGAGAACCGCCCACTGGGCCAGCTCAGCATCGCCGCCATGCCGCAGGCCGGCAACTGGCGGTTGAACGATGTGACGTTGACCAGCGACGATGGCGAACTATCGTTGAACGGTTTGTGGCGTCGCGCCGATGCACGCTCACGTGTGTCCGGCCGCTTCGAGATCAAGAGCCCCGATTTCGGCCGATTGCTGGGGCGTCTAGGCTATCCGGATACCGTGCGGCGCGCGCCGGGTTCGTTCTCCGGCGAAGTGGCCTGGGAGGGGGCGCCGTTCCCGCCGGACCTGGCCACCATGCAGGGCTCGCTCAAGCTCGACATCGCCGCGGGCCAGTTCGCCAAGATCGATCCGGGCGCGGCGCGGCTGTTGTCGGTGCTCAGCCTGCAGTCGCTGGCGCGGCGGGTGAAGCTGGATTTTCGCGATGTGTTCTCCGATGGCTTCGAGTTCGACCAGATCAAGGGCGAGGCCACCATCGAGAAGGGCATTGCCCGCACCCAGGACCTGACCATCGCCGGGCCTGGCGCGCAGGTGCTGTTCAAGGGCGAGGCCAATATCGTGGCCGGCACGCAGAACCTCAGGGTACGCATCGTGCCGGTGGTCGGCGATACCGTGGCGATCGCCGCCGGTGTGGTCAATCCGCTGGCGGGTGTGGCCGCCTTCCTGCTGCAGCGGGCCTTGAAAGACCCGATCGGCAACCTCATTGCCTATGAGTACGAGATTACCGGCAGCATGCGCGATCCACAGGTGAAGCGCGTGCGCAGTATCGATAACCTGGTGCCGGATTTCGGCAAACCGCGCTGA
- a CDS encoding FmdB family zinc ribbon protein: MPIYAYQCTSCGHKDEHLQKMSDTALTECPSCHAASYTKQVTAAGFKLTGTGWYATDFRGGSGGTSAPATQAAEAAPAPAAGGACAAGGCACH, from the coding sequence ATGCCGATCTACGCCTATCAATGCACGAGTTGCGGCCACAAGGACGAGCATCTGCAAAAGATGAGCGACACCGCCCTGACCGAATGCCCCAGCTGCCATGCCGCAAGCTATACCAAACAGGTGACCGCGGCGGGCTTCAAGCTGACCGGCACCGGCTGGTATGCCACCGATTTCCGTGGCGGTTCGGGCGGTACCAGCGCGCCTGCCACCCAGGCGGCCGAAGCCGCTCCTGCGCCGGCTGCCGGCGGGGCATGTGCGGCGGGTGGCTGTGCCTGCCATTGA